ACGGAATTTGTGCTTCCTGTAACAGCTTCAGCGCTGTTTCTGTAGGATGGTGTGCCAGCCAATCAGCGATTAATGAGCGTAACTGATTATAGTTTTGCAGCCGTAGCTCGTTATTGGCAAATTCAGGCCGATTTATATGCTCGCCCACAAGGGAAACGAACCGCTGCCACAAACGATTATTCCCAATCGCAAGCACAACCCACCCATCCATAACTTCAAATGCATCAAAAGGAGCAATCGCGGCATCCGTATTGCCTTGTCTGTCGGGGACTTGCTGTGTTGCGCTATAAGTAGCCAGTGTATTTTCCAGGATAGCAAAGACCGAATCGACCATCGCTACATCAACGTAGGCGCCCTCTCCCATTTTTTCCCTGCGAAACAAAGCCCCCAAGATGCCGACAGCAGCGGTTAAGCCGCTGATGGCGTCGGCAATAGCCGGGCCTGTTTTTAAAGGCATTTGTGGGAGCCCTGTCAGGCTCATTAAACCGCTAGCTGCCTGAGCAACAATGTCATAACAACCTAAGTGGGCTTTATCGCCAAACTGCCCGTACCCGCTAATGCTGGCATACACCAGCCGGGGATTTAGCTCTCTGAGCACAGGATAATCCAGCCCGTAACGGGCCATCTGCCCGACTCGGAAATTTTCGACAACAATGTCAAAGTGGGGCGTCAACTGGCGTAAAATTTGCTGCCCGTGTTCAGAGCGATAATCAATCGCAATGGATTTCTTGCCCCGGTTCAGCGTTTCGAAGTAACCGCTAGTATCACCGATGATTGGCCCATAGAGGCGGCTATCATCCCCATATTCAGGATGCTCTACTTTGACGACCTCCGCTCCCATATCCGCAAAAAGGAGTGTGGTATAAGGACCGCTAAAGATGCGTGTAAAATCCAAAACACGAACATGTTCCAGGGGGCGGCTCATAGAATATCACCTCCGATGAAGTGCCAGGAGTTGAAATCAAATGAGTAAATTGGCTGGTCTTGTCCTAAGTGCTTCAAGGTGAGGTAGTAAGGGTTTCTGGTATAGGGTTGCCGGAAGAGGGGTTGCATCGTTGCTAAGGCTTTTCGAACTGGATGGGCTGGTGTTAAGAGCGCCTGAACGATTAACGCCCCTTTTTTGCGGATAGCCCCCATCCATTGCGCGATTAAGCCGCGCAAATCCGCCCCCCAGGCATCAAGCAAAGCCACGCATGGAATGCCAAGTATTTGTATGTCGCGATAGACAACGATACCTTGAATTTGACCCGCTTCTTCCCAGATACCATATTGGTATTTTCGGAAGGGATGGGCAGCATAGCGGCTTATAAAAGTATCCGGCGTTTTCAGAAATGCGATGCCATTCTGTCGAATATCTAGCTGGCATGCATCGTTGAATCCCTGTTCAGACCCTGGCAAATGATCGCATAGCTGAATGTTCGGATGGGGTGATGCTTGCAATAAACCGATAACAGGTTGCATCTGCCCGATGACCTGATAACCATAGCTTTTGCTGTTTCGGTCGACACGGACCCCATCTGCGTTGGAAAAACCAAGTCCCATCATGCCGCCTTGCTGTTGCACACTATCATAAACAGGTGCAGCAACGTGCTTGATCAATCCGCGCCCCCGATAATCGGGATGCACCGCCATATTCATGCTCATCCCCGCTTTGTAAAGGGTGTCGTAGGCATATACTGACCGAATTAAGCATGTATATTGCGCAACAAGTTGGTTGTCTTCCCATGCGCCCCAAGCTACCAGGTTGCCCAGCTTATTGAGCCAGTGCAGCAAAGCGACCATCTCCGCTTCTGTCCGATGAAAACAAAGAGCTAGTAAGGTCGCCCATGCATTCACATCTTGGAATGTAAGCGGTGCGATCTGCATATGAATCTCATTGTGCTATAAATCTCATTATTGAGGATAGTAACATAGCAAATATATACCCGCAGAACGATCACCGCACTGGCACCCTATGCCCAACCTACGTAGGAAGCTAAGAATTATCTCTGACTTCAATCGTAGCGAGTTCATAGTAATCACCTGTACCCACAGGCAGGCGGTTGTTGGGTGGGTTGGCATCATACAGGCCAATGATGAGCGTATAACCCTCACCCGGTATAAGCCCATCGGGGATCGCCAGGGCGTGGCGGTCGATGACAGTCTCGCCCGGTTGCCAGAGCGTGGTCAATTGTAGTCCTGCGCCGGGTTCGCTGTCGCGTTGGGCGGCGAGGGTGCCATCTGGATTCAGCAATTGCACAAAGACTTTGTAGCGTGTTTCTAGTGGCGCATCCGTAACCCACTCAAGCTGGACCTGGAGTGCATCGCCAGGGCTGACCTCTGTACTGCTGAGGCCATAGCGTGCCAATGTGATGTGTTCGCCAAAGGCCACATTAGCTTCGTCCAGTTCATCTAATGTCACCGGGGCCACGTAACGCACCAGCCGCATATCATCAATCCACTGGTCGCTAATCTCATAAGCTTGGGCGTCGAGCGTGCCTTCGACGATGTTATCGGGGTCCCGCTCATCAGTGCCAT
The Phototrophicus methaneseepsis DNA segment above includes these coding regions:
- a CDS encoding CaiB/BaiF CoA transferase family protein is translated as MSRPLEHVRVLDFTRIFSGPYTTLLFADMGAEVVKVEHPEYGDDSRLYGPIIGDTSGYFETLNRGKKSIAIDYRSEHGQQILRQLTPHFDIVVENFRVGQMARYGLDYPVLRELNPRLVYASISGYGQFGDKAHLGCYDIVAQAASGLMSLTGLPQMPLKTGPAIADAISGLTAAVGILGALFRREKMGEGAYVDVAMVDSVFAILENTLATYSATQQVPDRQGNTDAAIAPFDAFEVMDGWVVLAIGNNRLWQRFVSLVGEHINRPEFANNELRLQNYNQLRSLIADWLAHHPTETALKLLQEAQIPSGPIRTIDELATDAQLEARDMLLKVQVDDEHLLTVPGSPIHISGASRTNTGRAPKLGEHTSEILAELEAVSH
- a CDS encoding GNAT family N-acetyltransferase, with product MQIAPLTFQDVNAWATLLALCFHRTEAEMVALLHWLNKLGNLVAWGAWEDNQLVAQYTCLIRSVYAYDTLYKAGMSMNMAVHPDYRGRGLIKHVAAPVYDSVQQQGGMMGLGFSNADGVRVDRNSKSYGYQVIGQMQPVIGLLQASPHPNIQLCDHLPGSEQGFNDACQLDIRQNGIAFLKTPDTFISRYAAHPFRKYQYGIWEEAGQIQGIVVYRDIQILGIPCVALLDAWGADLRGLIAQWMGAIRKKGALIVQALLTPAHPVRKALATMQPLFRQPYTRNPYYLTLKHLGQDQPIYSFDFNSWHFIGGDIL